The Streptomyces cathayae DNA segment CGCAACCTGGCCGGGGAGCTGACCCGGCAGGGGCACCCGGTGTCCGCGCCGACGGTGGGCCGGCTGCTCAAGCAGGAGGGCTTCAGCTTGTTGTTTGACCTCGGGTGTCACCCGAGGTCAAACAACAAGCTTAGCCACCGTCGATGGAGCCGACGTCGGCGTCGGTGTTCTGAAACGAGCGTGTTCAGGTCGCGCGGACGTCCCGGCAGCGATCCTGGATCATCGACCGGTGTACTGGCCGGCGCGCTTCTCCGTCAGTGCCGTCATGGCCTCGTCATGGTCGGCGGTGTGGTGCGAGATGGCCTGCATCGTGGCCGAGAGCTCCAGCACCGTGGCGAGCGGATTGAGCTGAGACTCCCGCAATAGCCGCTTGGCCATCCGCGTCGAGTGCGCCGGGTTCTTCGCTACACGGCGTGCCAGTTCGTGCGCCGCAGGGAGAAGGTCCTGGGGGTCGACGACGCGGGTAACCAGCCCCCATTCCAGCGCAGTGGCCGCGTCGACCCGGTCGCCGGTGAGGGCCATCTCTGCTGCCCGCTGGGGACCGATCGCGTGCGTGAGGAACCACGCGCCGCCGTCTCCGGGGATAATGCCGAGCTGCACGAAGCTCTCGGCGAACCAGCCTTTGGTGGAGGCGATTCGCAGGTCGCACATCATCGCCAGGTCACAGCCCGCACCAACCGCCGGTCCGTTGACGGCGGCGATCATCGGAACCTCGCTGGCCTGCATGGCGAGTGGAAGGCGTTGGATGCCGCGGCGGTAGCCGTTGCGCAACTCCCACGGGCCGCCCGCGAACATGCCGGTCTTGGCCCGCATGTCGGTGACGTTGCCGCCAGCCGAGAAGGCGGACCCTGCACCGGTGAGCACCACGCAACGCACGTCGAGGTCCGCGTTGACGCGATCGAGGTTCGCTTCGAAGGCGTCGATCATGTCCTCCCCCGAGATCGGGTTCCGCTGCTCGGGCAGATTGATGGTCCAGGTCTCCACGTGGTCCTGGCGTTCGATCAGCAAGAGGTGGTCCATCAGGCGTGTTCCCTTCTCCGGGGGCGGGACTCGGAGTCGATACGGGCGGTCCCTCAGTTCGGGCGGGCCACCAGCTTGCGGTGCCGCGATCGGGGCCCGTGCCGACGCAAGATCACCGATCATACTGGTTTATGGTGGCCGTTACGTACTTACGTAACTGTGGTCACCTCCTGGCTCCTCGCGCAGCCCGTCAGCGCGCGTCGCGGCGCCTGCACTCACCCCCGGGCGTGCCAGATCGCCGCGTGCCTGCGCAGCGCGTCCGCGATCTCGTCCTGATGCGGCACCAGGGCGCTTCGCGGGCCGACGACGCCCACCGCGGCAACGACGCGCCCACGCTCACGCACCGGTACGGCGATGCCGTCGAGGTCGGGGTTCTCCGCCGCGCCGGGCAGAACGAGCACGCCCCCGGAGCGGATTTTGTCCATGGCTCCGAGGAATCGCTCTACCCGATCACTGTCCTCGGGCCCAAGGGTCTCGAGGTAGGCCCACAGGTCGCGCTGCTCCCAGTCCGCGAGCAGCAGCCAACCCGTCGAGGTGCGGATGAGTTGGCGCCGGATGAACCGCTCCGCGAGGTAGGCCGTGCGCGGTTCGGTGGAGCAGTGGTCGAGATAGACCACGTCCGCTCCGACGGCCACCGCAACGACGGCGGTGTTGCCCGTCTCGGCGTGCAACGCCAGAAGGTCGTCGTGGCCGACCCGATGGACGGCCGGCCGGCCGGCCAACAGGTTGATGAAGTACGGCGCCACGCCCAGCTGATAGACGCGCCCTCGCTCGTCGAGATACCCGGTCGCCACCAGTCCGTTCACGAGCCCCTGCGCAGACGAGACCGGCGCGTCGAGGCGACGGGCGATCTCGGTCAGGGACAGGCCGTCCGACCGCGCGACGGCCTCCAGGATGGCCGCTACCCGATCCACCATCCTGTGGCGCGGGCGCACCCGCGTAGGCCGCTCCGACTCTCCCATCCGATCTCCTCGCTCGCTTTGGGCGCCCATGCTCTCGTACGCGACGGCGCTCCGTTGCCATCCCCACCGTGCCTGCCACCGTTGACCCGGCAGGTGGGCACGTGTATAACAGTACACGAATTTACGTAGTTACGTATCTTGCACCTCATACTCGTAGGACGGTTCCTTGTGCCTTCGCTCATGCCCGCTCCGGTCCTCGAACCCGAGGCGCTGATCGATCTGCGGCTGGAAGTGCGGGAGTTCCTGGGCTCACAGCTCGCCGCCGGCGCCTTCACCCCTGACGTTGACAGCTGGCTCAGTGGGTGGGACATCGAGTTCACCCGCGCACTCGCCCGCCGCGGTTGGCTGGGCATGACGATCCCGAAGGAGTACGGCGGTCACGGTCGGAGCTTCCTCGAGCGGTTCGTCGTGACCGAGGAGCTCCTCGCCGCGGGCGCGCCGGTCGCCGCCCACTGGATCGCCGACCGCCAGGTCGCTCCGACGCTGCTGCGCTTCGGGAGCGAGACCCTCAAGAACACCTACCTCCCACGCATCGCGGCCGGCGAGGTCTTCTTCGGCATCGGCATGTCCGAGCCCGACTCGGGTTCGGATCTCGCGAGCGTACGCACCCGAGCCGAGCGCGTGGACGGTGGTTGGCGGGTCCACGGCACCAAGCTCTGGACCTCTGGCGGCCACGAGGCCGACGCCTTCATCGCACTCGTGCGCACCTCACCGCCGACCGCGGCGAATGATCGGGGCGACCGCCACTCCGGCCTCAGCCAGCTGCTGGTCCAGCTCAAGGACCCGGGCGTCCAGATTCGGCCGGTCATCTCGGCGAACGGCCAGCACCACTTCAACGAGATCGTCCTGGACAGCGTGCACGTCGCCGACGACCACGTCGTCGGCGAGCTCGGCGCCGGCTGGAGCCAGGTGACCTCGGAGCTCTCCTACGAGCGGAGCGGCCCTGAGCGGTTCCTGTCCACCTACCCCCTGGCAGCCGCCATCCTCGGGCGCGACGACCTCATACTCGACACGGCCGAGGCGGGACGCGTCACCGCGCGGCTCGCAGGCCTGCACCAGATGTCGCTCTCCATCGCCGCCGCTCTGCAGCGTGGTGAGCGCGCCGATGTGCCGGCTGCACTGGTCAAGGTGCTCGGCACCACACTCGAGGGCGACCTCGCCGACCTGGTCGATCTCAGCCTCCCGGCCGGCTCCACCGATCCCGCCGCCAACCTGACGCGGCGCGCGGTGCAGCAGCGCCCGGGGTTCACCTTGCGTGGTGGCACCAACGAGATCCTGCGCGGCGTCATCGCCCGCGGCCTGGGAATGCGCTGATGAGCGGCATCGAGACGACGGACAGTGGGACGACCCAGAACATGACAGAGCCGATGAACCAGACGCCGACCACCGTCGATCCGGACCTGCGCGCGATGATGCGCGACGTCCTCGGCGGTGACATGACCGAGCGACTGTCCCAAGCGATCACCGGCGTCAAGCTGGACAAGACGCTGTGGCGCCAGCTCAGCGATCTCGGCCTTACCTCCCTGACCGCGCCCGAGGCGGAGGGCGGGTCGGGTGCGAGCTGGCTCGAGGCGGCCGCCCTCCTCGGCGAAAGCGCCGCCGCGGCGCGACACCTGCCGCTCGCCGAGACCGATCTGCTCGCCGGATGGCTGCTGCGTACGGCCGGGCTACCGGTCGAGGACCCGACCGTTCCGCGGACCGTCGCCCTGCTGGACGAGGGAGGCGCGGCCGACTCCGTCCCGTGGCTTCAGGACGCGGAGAGGGTGGTCGTGGTCGCGCCGTCGGGCCACGACTTCTCCGTCGTCGAACTCGGTGACACGGAACTGCGGTCGATCACCGAGACCGCTCCCGCGCCCACCAACTCGGGCCAGCAGCGAGCGCACCTCCGACTGATCGGTCCACTGCCCGCCGGCACGGCCGTGCCGGCCGCGATCGTGGAGCAACTGCGGCTGCGCGGCGCATTGGCCCGAGCAGCGCAATGTGTCGGGGCCATAGACCGCGCGGTGGACTTGTGCATCGAGCACACCTCGGTCCGTGTTCAATTCGGCCGGCCGCTCGCGAGGTTCCAAGCGGTCCAGCAGCTGGTCGCCGACGCCGCGGCGCAGGCTGCGCTGGCGCGGGCGGCGGTGGACGCTGCGGTGCTCGAAGCTGCCGCCACCGACCTGGCCGGTGGCGCCGCCCCCGGCAGGGTCGCTGTCGCCCGCTCGTGCGTCGGCCACGCGGCGTCAGTCGTCGTGCGCAACGCGCACCAGGTCCACGGCGCGATCGGCACCACTCAGGAGCACCCGCTGCAGCTTTTCACCTTGCCGGTGCTCGACTGGCGCAGCGAGTTCGGCACCACCCGCTCCTTCGACCGCCGGCTTGGCGAGCTCCTGCGCCGCGACCCGACCGCCCTGTGGGATGTCGTGCTCGGCCGAGGGGGCGCGGCATGACAGCCTCACTGCCGCTCGAGGGCGTCCGCGTGCTCGACCTGAGCACGGTGTTCATGGGGCCGTACGCCGCCCAGATCCTCGCGGGTTGGGGTGCCGAAGTGATCAAGGTCGAGGCGCTCGAGGGCGACCAGGTGCGCGGCATCGGCGACGTCGGCCGCACCGGTCTGGGTCCCATCTTCATCAATGCGAACGGTGGGAAGCGCTCTCTGGCGCTCGACCTTAAAGCGGCGGGTGCCCGCGAGGTGCTCCATGCGCTGGTACGCCGCACCGATCTCCTCCTGCACAACGTGCGTCCGCCGGCGGCTGCCAGGCTCGGCATCACCTGGGAGGACCTGTCTGTAGTGAACCCCAGCCTCGTGCACTGCGCCTTCCGCGGCTACGGCGCCGGCGGCCCGTGGGCGGACCGGCCGGCGTACGACGATGTCATTCAGGCGGGCAGTGGAGTCGCGATGGCGCAGGCTGTCGGCGGTGCCGAGCCGGCGTACTGGCGCTCTGCCGTCGCCGACAAGGTGATGGGCATCTACGGCGCGGCAGCCGCTTGTGCGGCGCTGCGATCACGGGATGTCACCGGCGAGGGGCGCGCGGTCGAGGTCCCGATGTTTGAGGCCATGGCCGCCTTCATGTTGCTGGACCGCCAGGGTGGCTGGGTCACCGACCCACCGAACGGCCCGACCGGCTACCCCCGCACCGACTCGCCGCACCGCCGGCCCTACGCCACCAAAGACGGCTACCTCGCGGTGATGATCTACGCCGACAAGCAGTGGCTCTCCTTCTTCCGGCTCATCGGGCGTACCGACCTCGGCGACGACCCCCGCTTCCATGACATCAATGCCCGCACGCGGCACATCGACGAGCTCTACGCCCTGCTGGCAAATGAGATTGCGACCCGGACGACGGCGGAATGGGAGGCGGCCTTCGAGGAGGCGGACATCCCGCACGGACCCGTCAACACGATCGAGGACCTGTTCAGCGATCCGCAACTGGTGGCCACCGACTTTTTCCAGACCATCCACCAGCCCGGCATGGGACCGGTGCGGCTGGCTCGCTCACCCATCGACATGGGCGTTCCGGCCGCTGCGCCCCGACCCGCACCCCGGCTGGGCGAGCACACCCGCGAGATCCTCGCCGAGGCCGGGTTCGCCGCCGAGGAGATCACCCAGTTGCACGACGACCGTGTCGTCGCTTCGGCTGACTGAGCGCGCGTCTGCTGGCTGCACATCGATTCTTCCAAGGGCTCTGACCGGGGCCAGTGATAGCTGGCCCCGGTCAGAGCGCGAGTCCACCCACGCGATGTTGCCCTCGCTCCCGAGGCGCAGGCCGAGCAAAGGCTCGTCCCAGCATCAAGATCCTGGGCTCGGATAAACTGCCCCTGCCCAGGGCCACCATCTGCTGCTCCCCCTCACGGCGCCAGCCAGTCGCACCGAACGGTCACAGCCGACGCGATGGTCGAAGCTCTGCTCGAAGAGCACTCGGCGCGCCGCGCCCGGGCCGTGTGTCGGTGTGAGGTCTCAGGACTTCCCTGACGGTTTGTCGTCAGGAGATCCTTGACGGTCCTTCTGGGTGCCCATGCCTTTGACGTAGAGCCTGGTGATCGGTCCGGGGTTCTCGCGGGGCCGGACTGCGAGTTCGCCCTCGCCGTGCAGGATCCGGTAGTGGGTGTCCTCGATGACGACGGTGACGATCTTTCCGGCATGCCGCGGGCCGAGCTTGATGAACTGGCCGTTGATCATGAAACGGCCGCTCGCATGCACCTTCCGCTGGGCCCGGACGGCCCCGGCCGGCAGGGGCGGAGGGGCAGCGGGGACGTCGCCGTCCGCGCCCCGCGGATCTGCCCCAGACGGTCGGCCGGAACGGGACGGGGCCCCGTTCCCCTCAGCGCGTCGTCGGCGATGGCGTGCACGAGGCGCCCGTCCAGCCGGAGGGTGACCGTGCGGCCGGCGAGGGCGAACCCGACCTGGTGGCGGCCGCCGGCCAGGCAGAGGATCCCGTCGCGCAGCACCTTGCGGTCGACCTCGACCGGTTCGCCGGCGGCGAGGACGGCCGTCCCGCTGCCGGTCCTGGGCAGCGCGGCGGGTGCGGGCTCGGCACCGGCCGGGCGGGCGCCGTAGCGCATGGTCAAGTAGGCGATGTCCTCCGGCCGCAGCCGGGACGGGACGGTGGTGACCAGGTGCCCGTCGAGGAGGAAGCGGACGCTGCGGTGGTTCGCCCAGACGGTCAGCGTCCTGCCGGCCAGCGCCTGGTGGATGCCCACCCGCTGCCTGCCCGTCCCCAGGGTGATCTCGCCGCTGGGCGGCACCCGCACGTCGCACTCGACCGCGGTCCCCTGCGGCGGCAGCACCGGCACTTCGACGACCTCGACGGACAACTCCGGCTCGTCCAGCGTCTGTTCGGGAGGCTCGTCGTTCCGGCGGACGGGGGTGTGGGGCCGGAAGAGACCGACGGGAGTGACCATGTCCAGCGCCTGGTGCGGACGCTGGTGGTTGTAGGCGTGCACCCGGCCGTCGATCCCTTCCTGGGCGGCGGCCAGCGACTCGAACGGCACCACATGATCGAGGAACTCCTCGCGCAGGGTGCGGTGAAAACGCTCGATCTTGCCCGTGGTGGTGGGCGAGCCCGGCTCGGCCAGCCGCTGGGTGATGCCGTTCTCCCGGCAGATCCGCTCGAAGAGCACCTCCACCGGCTGGGGACGGGTGTGCCGGCCGGTGAACTGCTTGCCGTTGTCGGTCAGGACCTCGAACGGCACCCCGCAGCGGCGCATCGCCGCGGTGAAGGCCGAGCACACCGCGCGGGCGCCGGGCACGGCCACGACGGAGGCGATCACGACGAACCGGGAGTGGTCGTCGATGCCGGCGACCGTCCTGCACTCCCGCCCGTCGGCCAGCGGAACCCCGCCCACCAGGTCCATCTGCCACAGGTGCATGGGCGCCTCGCGCTGCCACCGGCGGTACTTGCGCGGATACCGCTGTTCCCGGACGCGCACCAGTCCGTTGCGGGACAGCACCCGGTGGACCGTGGCTCGCGACGGCGCCGGCTCCAGCCCGCGGCGCGCGAGTTCGTGCGAGATCCGGCGGGCGCCCCACCGGGGAGGCCGGCGGCGCAGCTCGCAGATCTCGGCTTCCGCCTCGGCGGACAGACGCGTGGGACTGTTCCGCGGGCGCCGCGAGCGGTCCAGCAGGCCGGGCATGCCCTCCTGCTCGAACCGACGCCGCCGGCTGTGCAACGTCTGACGCGAGGCGCCATACCGGGCCGCGACCTCACCGGTCGGAGACCCGCCGAGCACTTCGCGGACAGCCCGGCAGCGGTACTCGACCAACTGCTGTACATCCACGACCACCGACGGAAGCCCCCCTGCCTCACCGCCGGGCGGGAGATGGCGAACGTTCAGCCGAACGTGTCAACCATGTCCCGAGCACAAACGGTCAGGCATCTCCTGAGACCTCACACCGACAGCCGTGCCCCACCGTTGCGACACCTCGCACGCGAGCAGGGCCATCCCGGCCCCGATGCGCTGACGAGGAAGGGCCCGGCGCTGCTCGACACTGTCGATCCTGACCGAACCGGTGACGTTCCGCGGTACCCCTCGCCACTCATGGGTTGCCGCCGGCTGGGCAGCCGACAGCCCGAGCGGCTCAAGCCCTCAGCGAGATCGTGCGCTTGAGATCGCTGGAAATGAGCCGGGCCGCCCGCTGGGTCAGGTCGGCTGCTGACTCCGGCCTGAACCTGCCAGTCGACCCCGAAGCAGAGATGGCCCCAACAGGACGGCCCTCGGGGTCGAAGATGGGTGCCGCGACGCATGTCAGCCCCAGCATCGCCTCCTCACGGTCGTACGCCACTCCCGCCTCCCGGGCCTGGCGCAACTGACCGACCATCAGTTCGGGTCGCATCACCGTATAGGGCGTGGAACGAGGC contains these protein-coding regions:
- a CDS encoding acyl-CoA dehydrogenase family protein, encoding MPAPVLEPEALIDLRLEVREFLGSQLAAGAFTPDVDSWLSGWDIEFTRALARRGWLGMTIPKEYGGHGRSFLERFVVTEELLAAGAPVAAHWIADRQVAPTLLRFGSETLKNTYLPRIAAGEVFFGIGMSEPDSGSDLASVRTRAERVDGGWRVHGTKLWTSGGHEADAFIALVRTSPPTAANDRGDRHSGLSQLLVQLKDPGVQIRPVISANGQHHFNEIVLDSVHVADDHVVGELGAGWSQVTSELSYERSGPERFLSTYPLAAAILGRDDLILDTAEAGRVTARLAGLHQMSLSIAAALQRGERADVPAALVKVLGTTLEGDLADLVDLSLPAGSTDPAANLTRRAVQQRPGFTLRGGTNEILRGVIARGLGMR
- a CDS encoding crotonase/enoyl-CoA hydratase family protein; the protein is MDHLLLIERQDHVETWTINLPEQRNPISGEDMIDAFEANLDRVNADLDVRCVVLTGAGSAFSAGGNVTDMRAKTGMFAGGPWELRNGYRRGIQRLPLAMQASEVPMIAAVNGPAVGAGCDLAMMCDLRIASTKGWFAESFVQLGIIPGDGGAWFLTHAIGPQRAAEMALTGDRVDAATALEWGLVTRVVDPQDLLPAAHELARRVAKNPAHSTRMAKRLLRESQLNPLATVLELSATMQAISHHTADHDEAMTALTEKRAGQYTGR
- a CDS encoding acyl-CoA/acyl-ACP dehydrogenase, which translates into the protein MSGIETTDSGTTQNMTEPMNQTPTTVDPDLRAMMRDVLGGDMTERLSQAITGVKLDKTLWRQLSDLGLTSLTAPEAEGGSGASWLEAAALLGESAAAARHLPLAETDLLAGWLLRTAGLPVEDPTVPRTVALLDEGGAADSVPWLQDAERVVVVAPSGHDFSVVELGDTELRSITETAPAPTNSGQQRAHLRLIGPLPAGTAVPAAIVEQLRLRGALARAAQCVGAIDRAVDLCIEHTSVRVQFGRPLARFQAVQQLVADAAAQAALARAAVDAAVLEAAATDLAGGAAPGRVAVARSCVGHAASVVVRNAHQVHGAIGTTQEHPLQLFTLPVLDWRSEFGTTRSFDRRLGELLRRDPTALWDVVLGRGGAA
- a CDS encoding helix-turn-helix domain-containing protein — encoded protein: MGESERPTRVRPRHRMVDRVAAILEAVARSDGLSLTEIARRLDAPVSSAQGLVNGLVATGYLDERGRVYQLGVAPYFINLLAGRPAVHRVGHDDLLALHAETGNTAVVAVAVGADVVYLDHCSTEPRTAYLAERFIRRQLIRTSTGWLLLADWEQRDLWAYLETLGPEDSDRVERFLGAMDKIRSGGVLVLPGAAENPDLDGIAVPVRERGRVVAAVGVVGPRSALVPHQDEIADALRRHAAIWHARG
- a CDS encoding CaiB/BaiF CoA transferase family protein, which encodes MTASLPLEGVRVLDLSTVFMGPYAAQILAGWGAEVIKVEALEGDQVRGIGDVGRTGLGPIFINANGGKRSLALDLKAAGAREVLHALVRRTDLLLHNVRPPAAARLGITWEDLSVVNPSLVHCAFRGYGAGGPWADRPAYDDVIQAGSGVAMAQAVGGAEPAYWRSAVADKVMGIYGAAAACAALRSRDVTGEGRAVEVPMFEAMAAFMLLDRQGGWVTDPPNGPTGYPRTDSPHRRPYATKDGYLAVMIYADKQWLSFFRLIGRTDLGDDPRFHDINARTRHIDELYALLANEIATRTTAEWEAAFEEADIPHGPVNTIEDLFSDPQLVATDFFQTIHQPGMGPVRLARSPIDMGVPAAAPRPAPRLGEHTREILAEAGFAAEEITQLHDDRVVASAD